AACAGATGCTTAATCTAAAAAAATCTGCTAAAATCCTCTGTAGCATTTAATAATGTCACCTTATCCATTAAATTTTTCCGTTGATGAAAACTATGAACTTACCTGATCTTAAACAAGCACTGCTAACCTCCTCTAATTTCACAGAGGCTTGCAATCTTTCTTTTGAGACACTTCAATCCCCTAATGGCATAGAAAATATTGCTGCACTTATTCGAGATTTACGAGACCAACAAAAAAAGATCAGAGCAAAGAAACTTCATTTTTATAGCAAAAACAAATCGATAAAACAGGAGGAAAGAGTTCTTCTCCTAAGGGATACAGCCGCTTTTCTTCTAAACAACACAACGTCTTTAGAGCAGCTTGAGAGTGCAAGGGCCTCTGCTGTTTTTACGGCACACCCAACCTTTGCTCTTAAAGACGAAGTCTATGAAGAACTCACAGCTCTCGCAGATAACCCAGATCAAAAAACGGCACATCGAGAAAGTGACCGCCGAAGTGCCCCTCCTACGCTACACGAGGAAGAGCGACTTTCATTAACAGCCATTTCCAGAGGAAGAGATGCACTTGATCTCTTAAACCTAAATCTTATTCAACAAGCAAAAACACATTCATCCTCGAAAGAAGAATTTTTACCTTCTCCCCTTCTTTTTGCAACATGGGTTGGCTTTGATATTGATGGACGAAACGATATTAGATGGTGGGATGCCCTTAGCTATCGGCTTCTTCTAAAACGCGCACAGCTCGAAAGACTCTTAAAACAAATCACATCTCTCGAAACAGACGTCGAAGAAAAACAAAGTTTTATCCTTCGCTTGGATGAAGCTTTGGTCGCATTGGACAAACAGATTTCAGCATGCCCAAAAACCAAAAATGCCGAGACGCCGTCCTTAGACGAAATTCAATTATTTTCAAAAGCGCTTACAGACGTAACAGAAAAAAGCCTTCTTAAAGCGAGAGACTTAACGCCTTTCTTTGATGCCCTTTCTAAAAAACTTCCCAGAGAAAAGAGTGAAGAGCTACAAAGCTGGAAGGCTGCTTTCCTCTCTCATGGCCTTGGGCTTGGCTTAATGCAGGCTAGAATTAACGCAGCTCAACTTTATAATATCGCACGCACACGTTTGGGACTCTCAGACGATCCTACCATCCCTTCTCATAGACGTGTTCTCATTGATCATATCAATCATGCGCTAAAAGACCTTTCGCCTGTTGCTATCAATCTTGGCTCCATCCTTGGCGAACCAAGTGCAGCAGCCAGAATGATGATGACAATGGCTCAAATTTTAAAACATATTGATCAAGATTCCCCCATTCGCTTCCTTATCGCAGAAACAGAAAGTGGCTACACACTTCTTGCCGCTCTGTGGCTTGCACGCTTTTTTGGAGTTGACGATCGTAAGATTGAAATTTCACCTTTATTTGAAACAGAAACAGCTCTCGAGAATGGCGGTGCGATTCTAGAAGAGGCCTTTAAATCTCCACATTGGCGCAATTATATCGAAAAAAACGGCAAACTTTGTCTTCAGTTTGGATATTCTGACTCTGGACGATACGTTGGACAACTTGCGGCAACCCCACTAACAGCCCGCTTAAAGTTAAAATCAGCCGAACTTCTAGAAGAATATAAACTTGGCAAAACTGAACTTGTCTTTTTTGACACGCACGGTGAAAGTATTGGTCGTGGAGCGCATCCTAAATCGTTACATGATCGTTTGAACTACTTCACCCCACCTTCTTTAAAACAAAAATGGGGAGAGACTGAGATCAAAATTCGGACAGAGAATGCTTTTCAAGGTGCTGATGGGTATCTTCTTTTTGGCTCTCCGCAGCTTGCGGCAGACGCTGTCTCAACCATTGTAAGCTTCGCTTATCCACCTATATCTAAAAATCCAAAAGAAATCCTTGATCCTATTGAAAAGAATGGCTCTATTATTGGAGACTTTTTTGAAACAATCGCACGGAGCATGGCTGATCTTATAAAAGATCCTGGATATGCTGCCCTCTTAGGAACTTTTGGAAATTCTCTTATTGATGCAACAGGCTCCCGAGCTGCCTCTCGTCAAGGAAATAAAGCCCCTAAAATTAATTCTCCTCGACAGCTTAGAGCCATTCCAAATAACGCTATTTTGCTTCAGCTTGGTTGGTGGGCGAATATTATTCACGGCTTAGGCTCTGCTGTGCAACGTCACCCTGAAGCTTTTCAAGAGTTTCAGGAAAAATCACCACGCTTCCGCCTTCTGATTGATTTTGCAGAACAAGCGCTTGCGCATTCAGACCTCGATGTTCTAAGGGGCATCACGACATTGCTTAATCCTGGCCTATGGTTAGAATATGCCGAAAATTCAAAAGATGGAAAACGTCGCAACCAATTCTTAGAAATTGCGAGTGGACTTGAAAAACTTAACGTGTGGAAAGATGCCTCAGCAACCTTTAGGCGCTTGCAAAGAGATTATATCTCTCTTGATAGCGCTGTTGAGAATATTCCTCATATGGCGAAAGAAGAAAAAATTCTCCACGCTGTCCGTATTGCCTTAATTAAAGAAATTTGGCTTTTAGGAACACAAGTTCCATATTTTGGACCTCAAGATGGACTCTCTCGTGAAAGTGTAACAGAAAGAACGCTTTTACTCGACATTCAGTCTCTCCTTAAGAATCTAAGATCTTTATTTCCAAAACTGCCTATAAAAAATACGCATCTTGACTTTGGTGAGGACGGAGAAGTTACAAACAGCCAAGGCTTTCTAAAAGAGAATCAAACAATTCTTGATCCTATGGAGAAATGCTTCAATCTTCTACGTGAATGCGGTGTTGCCATACAGCATGCAAATGGCGCATTTGGCTAAAACCTTCATTTAACAAATCAATAAGGGATGGTTATAAAATGACCGCCCCTTTTGATTCTAATTTTTTATGAATTTTTGCAGTTTCTTCTTCAAAGATTGGCCGAATAAGATCTTTCAGAACAAAGACATTAAATTTATTCCGAAGGGCATCTAGAACTGTTTCTTTAACGCAATACTCTAAAGCAATTCCACAAATAAACAGATCTGAAATTTGTTTTTCATTTAATCTGTCCAAAAGCTCTGTCTGTTGTCCAGGTGCATTATAAAAAGCAGAATAGCTATCCGACTCTTTTAATCTTCCCTTACGAATAACAAAATCAAATTTTTCCTTTTTTAAAAGAGAAGGAAATTCAAATCCCTGCGAGTTCTCAACACAATGAACAGGCCACCCACTTACACCATTATTTTCAAAAGAAACATGATCTTTCGGATGAGCATCTTTGGAGGCTATTTTAAGTGCAAAACGAGGAGAGATAAGCGCTTCGTTAATCAATGGAATAATTTCACTACTTTTAGGAACAGGCAATGCTCCCCAAGGCATAAAATCATTTTGCATATCCACAACGAGTAAAGCGCTATTCGAAGACATAACCAACCTCTGTGTTTTTAGATTTTTACTTTTTAGCATGCTTTTTTCGGTATGTTTCTAAAAAACTAGAAATACGTCCAATCGCAACTCTTAAATCAGCCTCGTGTGGAAGAAAAACAATTCGGAAATGATCTGGCTTATGCCAATTAAATCCCGTTCCTTGAACAAGCATGACCTTGGTAGCCTCTAACAATTCTAAAAAGAACTTACGATCATCCTCAATCGGATACACTTCAGGATCAAGTTTCGGAAACATATACAAGGCAGCATGCGGCTTGACACACTCAACACCGGGAATATCCAAAATCAACTCATAAGCAAGATCACGCTGACGACGCAAACGCCCTCCCTCACCAACTAAATCTTGAATGCTCTGATAGCCACCTAAGGCCGTTTGAATCGCCCACTGCCCTGGTACATTTGAGCAAAGCCGCATATTTGAAAGCATATTCAAGCCTTCAATATAATCCCTAGCCGCTTTTTTATTCCCTGACACAATCATCCAACCAGCACGATAGCCACAAGCTCTGTATGATTTTGAAAGCGAATTGAATGTCAGTGTTAAAACATCTGTAGAGAGAGAGGCTAAAGAAATATGAGTCAAACCGTCAAAGAGAACTTTGTCATAGACCTCATCTGAAAAAATCACGAGGTTAAACTCTCGTGCTATTTTCACGATTTCCTGCAAAATAGACACAGGATATAAAACTCCCGTTGGATTGTTGGGGTTGATAACAACAATCCCCTTTGTCCGTTTTGTAATTTTAGAACGAATATCTTCTAAATCAGGAATCCAACCTTTTTCTTCATCACAAAGATAATGGACAGGATTTCCACCAGAAAGGCTCGTAACAGCTGTCCATAAAGGATAATCTGGCATTGGAATGAGAAGTTCGTCTCCCTCATCCAAAAGGGCGTTTGTTGCGATTGCAATTAAATCAGACGCCCCATTCCCAATATAAATATCATCCAAAACAACATCTTGAATATTTTTCTGTTGCGAATAATGCATTACTGCCTTACGGGCTGCAAAAATTCCCTTGCTATCAGAATAACCTGCTGAATTTGGAAGATTGCGTATCATATCCAGCTGGATTTCCTCAGGCACTTCAAATCCAAAAGGCGCTAGATTACCAATATTAAGCTTGATAAGGCGTTGCCCCTCCTCTTCCATCTGCTTGGCCCGATCCATAATCGGCCCACGAATATCATAAAGCACATGTGACAGTTTGGAGGATTTTTTAATCGGCTTCATAAAGATTCTAGCCTTATTTCTAACTCAAAAACTTCAAATAAAAGGTTTAAGGAAAAACAAATCAATTTATTCAAAGATATTGGCGGAGAGAGAGGGATTCGAACCCTCGGTACCCCAAAGAGGCACAACGGTTTTCGAGACCGCCCCATTCGACCGCTCTGGCATCTCTCCGCAATGAGGGTCTATTTCCCTTTCTTCTTAGCGTTCTCCACTTTAGAAATCAAAAGGTTTTGCTCTAATCTTGACCTTTTTATTAAAAAAAAATAAAATTCATCTAAATACTGCTAAATTCTCTATTCATGAGCTTTTTGGCCAATAATCAAAAGAAGAAAGTTAAAGGTTTATTCATTAACCCTTTCTTTCCCTTAATTTTTAAGGAAATTTTATGTTTGCAGTTATCCGCACGGGTGGAAAACAATATCGCGTTCAGCCTGGTGATGTTGTTAAAATTGAGAAAATTGAAGGTGAAGCTGGCGATACAGTCACATTAACCGATGTGCTTATGGCAGGTGAAGGTTCAGACCTTAAAATTGGTGCTCCTGTCCTTGAAGGTGCTTCTGTTACAGCGGAAGTTCTCGGGCAAGATCGTTTAAAGAAAATTATTGTTTTCAAAAAACGTCGTCGTCAAAATAGCCGTCGCAAAAATGGTCACCGTCAACACACAACTGTGTTGAAAATCAAAGACATCAAAGTCAGCTAATTCATTTAGGTAATTTTAAGGAGTTCCCCTCATGGCACAAAAAAAAGCAGGTGGTTCAAGTCGTAACGGACGCGATAGCGCTGGTAAACGACTAGGCGTTAAAAAATTTGGCGGTCAAGTCGTCGTTGCTGGCAACATCATTGTTCGTCAACGTGGCACAAAAATTGCTGCTGGCAAAAATGTTGGCGTTGGCAAAGACCACACGCTATTTGCGTTAGTTGATGGGCAAGTCGCTTTCCAACGCAAAAAAGAAGGTAAGGTTCACGCTTCTGTTATCACAGCAGCTGCCTAAAACTTTCAAAGCAGTTTTTTAAACCGGTCTTCCTTACGTTCTCACGTTTAAAGACCGGTTTTTTATTCTCCCCCCTACCAAAACGAACTCCTGTCTGGAAAATTTCCAATGAAATTCTTAGATCAAGCAAAAATTTATGTCCGTTCTGGTGATGGCGGAGATGGTGTTGTCGGTTTTCGTCGTGAAAAATATATCGAATATGGCGGCCCCGACGGCGGAGATGGCGGCCGTGGCGGCGATATTATCTTTAAGGCTGTTTCAAACCTAAACACCCTCATTGATTTTCGTTATACACAGCACTTTAAAGCACGCAAAGGCGGTAATGGTGCTGGATCAGACCGCACAGGAAAAGCCGCTGAAGATATTGTTATTAAAGTTCCCGTTGGCACACAAATTCTCGACGAAGACCGCAAAACAGTTCTGGCAGATTTTACAGAACCAGATCAAACACTTCTCCTCTGTCGTGGTGGAGATGGCGGTCATGGGAATGCACATTTCAAATCCAGCACAAACCGTGCACCACGCCGTGCGGATAAAGGTTATCCTGGAGAAGAAATGTGGGTATGGCTTCGCCTTAAACTCTTAGCAGATGTCGGTTTAGTTGGCCTTCCGAATGCTGGAAAATCGACTCTTCTTTCAGCTTCCTCACGTGCTAAACCAAAAATTGCAGATTATCCCTTTACCACACTTCACCCTCAACTTGGTCTCGTCCGGACAGACATCAATAAAAGCTTTGTTATGGCAGATATTCCTGGACTTATTGAAGGTGCTAGTGAAGGAAACGGTCTTGGTGACAGATTTTTAGGACATGTTGAACGCTGTGCTATTTTAGTCCATCTCATTGATGCCACCGCCCCCAATCCTATAGAAAGCTGGAAACTCATTCGCAATGAATTAAATGCCTATGACAATTCTCTTTCTAAAAAAGAAGAAATTGTCGTTCTTAATAAATGCGATGCAATCTTAGAAGAAGAACTTAAAGAAATTCAAGAAGAACTCGAAAAAGCAACTAAACAGAAAATTTACACAATTTCAGCCGCAACAGGTCTTAACGTCCAACCTCTACTCTATAAACTTCAAAGAAAAGTTGATGTATTCAAGGAAAATGAACAAACCATCATTATAAATATGAAAGAGGGGGAATAACCCCCCTTTTCTTTGAGAGATTACATACCAAGGGCGTGGCGATAAACATCAAGTATATTCTCTTGCTCTTCAATCTCTGCTGGAGGCTGTTTACGCATCCGAATAATGGTTCGAATCGCCTTAACGTCGAATCCTTCTGACTTTGCTTCTGCAAAAATATCCTTAATATCTTCAGCTAAAGATTTTTTTTCTTCTTCAAGGCGCTCAACACGTTCAATAATGGAACGTAAACGATCTACGGCAATCCCCCCTACATCTGCTTTCTGCTCTTCGCCACCATTCAGCACATCCATAATTTTTTACTCCAACACATAATAAAATTATTATTTTCTCTATTAGCAGAAAAAAGCATTATCTGTTACCTTGCCTGCAGGTAAAGCATAAAACATTCAAACTAAAAATTTCTGATAAGAAGGATTCGACCAACTTATCATCTTCCACTTTTAATAATTTGGGATTTACTTATGACACTGCTTCCTCCTGCGTCTCCCTTCGATATCGTTATTTTTGGCGGAACTGGAGATCTTGCTTTAAGAAAACTTCTTCCAGCGTTCTTCCGTCAGCTTCAAGATAACAACATTCCAAAAAATTCCCGCATCATCTGTGCATCCCGCGCTGAAATGACAACGGAGCAGTACCGATCAGACGTATCAAAGGCACTTGCTAAATTTTACCCTGCTTCTTCCCATAACGAAAATACACTTAAATCTTTTCTAAAACTTATCACTTACGTTGTTCTTGATGTTGTTGATTCTAAAAATCAAGGCTGGCAAGAATTTGTAAATCTTTTTTCGAAAACCTCTGCAGAAAAAACAAGAATTTTTTATTTTTCAACAGCGCCAGCTCTTTTTGCTCCCATTAGCGAAAATCTATCACTGCATAAATTAATCACGCCAGCAAGTCGTGCAATTATGGAAAAGCCAATTGGCAGAGACCGTGAAAGCGCAAATGCAATTAATGATGCTGTTGGTAAATATTTTCCAGAGGACTGTATTTTCCGTATTGATCACTATCTCGGAAAAGAATCCACTCAAAACATTCTTCAATTCCGTTTTTCTAATCCACTTATTGATGCTATCTGGTGCGGAAAATATATTAAAAATATTGAAATTACAGCAAGTGAGACTGTTGGACTTGAATCTCGTGCCACATATTATGACACCTCTGGTGCGGCAAGGGATATGATCCAAAACCACCTTCTCCAGCTTTTATCACTGTGTACGATGGAGCGTCCAAAATCACTCCAAGGTGACGACATCCGTAATGAAAAAATCGCAGTTCTTAAGGCTCTCCATCCTCTGAGCCCAAGCGAAATCAAAACAAACTCCATTCGGGGGCAATATATCGAAGGAACTGCCGAAGGTCAGGCAGCCCCAGCTTATGCGACAGAACTCGGTAAAAAAAGCCAAACAGAAACATTTGCGGCTATTCGCAGTACAATCGACCTTCCTCGCTGGAAAGGCACAACGTTTTGCTTAAAAACTGGCAAACGCATGAATGAGAAAAGGACAGATATCAAAATCACATTCCATAATGATGTAGATCTCTTCCCTAATGCGCCTAAAAATAAAATGATGTTGGATCTTCAAGAAACGAATGACATTACGCTTCAGCTTAATGTCCGTTCCATCGGATTCTCTCAAAATCATGATGGACTACGTCCTCTTACACTTGAAGGAAGCTACTCCCCCCCAGCTGGTGTAAGGACACCAAGTTCTTACGAGACACTTATCATGTCTGCCATTCATGGCGACAGAAGCCTATTTGTCCACCGTGAGGAAGTTGATGCCGCTTGGAAATGGATTGAGCCCATTTTGAATTCTTGGGAAGTCAATGTTCCAGCCCTACTTTATTATCCAGCTGGTAGTTCTATTCCTCGTTTTGCTGATTCAAATGACGCTTAAAACGTTCTAAAATAGACTAGAAAAAGGGATTTTGCAGGTTTTTGCTTGTAAAATCCTTTTTTTTCTCTAAATAGGATAGTGGCCAGATAGTTGAGTGACTGCTGTAGAGTTTATAACTTTATAGAGGAAAGTCCGGGCTCCACAGGAATACGACGCCGGTTAACAGCCGGCAGAGGCAACTCTAGGGATAGTGCCACAGAAAACAAACCGTCTGTTTTTTAGTTTCAGATAAGGGTGAAACGTTGCGGTAAGAGCGCAACGCGACTCTGGTAACAGAGTTGGCAGGGTAAACCCCGTCGGGTGCAAGACCTAATAGGAAAGATAAATCTCCATTATGAGAGATTGAGGGTATTCCTGCTCTTCTTTCGGGTTGGTCGCGTGAGAATGGTCGCAATACCATTCCAAGATGAATAGTCACTTCATCCTCATAGGGTGAACAAAACCCGGCTTATAGACTATCTGGCTTTTTTTCAAGAATGATTCTTTTTTACAACAGTAACTTATGAGAGCGCAATAATAGCGCTTTTCTGTTATCGCATTCTATTTTCTTAGAAAAGGAAGGACATTTTTTAGCTGTTTTCTGCATATTAGAGCCCATTCTTGGTTTGACTTCCCATAAAATCCCATGTTATCCCAATAAAGGCGGTGGGATCGTAAGCAATGGGTGCTTACGCACGGGCTTAAAAAGGCTCTTAACGGTATGTTTCTTGGAACGCATTGCAACCGATTTGACGCAAAAGGACGGATTTCTATTCCGGCTCCCTTTCGTGCCGTCCTGAAGAAATATGCTGTCTCTGGCCAGTCCTTAATGATCTTACGCCCCTCACATATTCATCCTTGCATCGAAGTCTGGTCATCAGAACGTTTCCTGTCTCAAACAATGCCTCTCGCTGAATATGATCCCTTCTCCGAAGAACATGAGGATTTATCCACCAGCCTCTATGCTGAAGCTTATCCATTAGATAGTGATAAAGAAGGACGGATTATTATTCCTGAATCACTTCAACGTCATGCACTTCTCGAAAAAGAAGTTGCCTTCATGGGGCTTGGACGCATTTTTCAAATTTGGAATCAGGGCAACGCCCAAAAACGTCAAAAAGAAGCGCACTTAAAAGCAAAAAGCTTAACACTCCGAAATCGAACCTCTCTAAAAGAACAGGAGAGCGCGAGATGCTAAGAAATGCTCTCCAAACAGGACATATTCCAGTTCTGCTCCATGAAGTCCTCGAAGCCATTCCACCTAAAGAAGATGCGCTTTATTTAGATGGCACTTTTGGTGGTGGTGGTTACAGCTATGCGCTTTTAAAACGCTTTTCAACGAGTAATCTTATCGCTATTGATCGTGACCCAACGGCTATCAAACGTGCTGATGAGTTTAAACAGGCATTTCCAAACCGTTTTTTAGCCATTGAGGGCACTTTTGGTGCCATGAAGAACTATTGCACTGATCTTTCTTGGTTCAAGCAAAGCCCTCGAAATGGATTTGATGCTATCGTGCTAGATCTTGGCCTCTCCTCTTTCCAAATTGATGAAGCCGATCGCGGTTTTTCCTTCAAAGAAAATGGTCCTTTGGACATGCGTATGGGCAATAATAAAAAAAGCGCTGAAGATATTATCAATCAGGCCTCAGAAGAGGCATTAGCTGATATTTTTTACTATTATGGAGAAGAGCGTTGCGCAAGACGCATTGCTCGCAAAATTGTTCACATGAGAAATGAAGCTCCAATTAAAGATACTGTGACACTCGCAGAACTTGTTCGCTCATGTCTCCCGCCTTCCAGAAACAAGAAAGACCCTGCCACCCGGAGCTTTCAAGCCCTTCGTATTGCCGTAAATGATGAGCTAAATGAAATTCAAAAAGCACTGGAAGATGCGCCTACAATGCTTGCAGAAGCTGGCATTTTTGCAGTTGTAAGCTTTCATTCTCTTGAAGATCGCCTTGTCAAAAAAGCTTTCAAAAATCTAACCACATCAGAAAAATCACACTCTCGCTATCTACCAATATCGCACTTACCAACAAAAGCATCTCTTTGGGAAATCCCTCAGGGCTATCCTGTTTCTCCTTCTCAAGAAGAAATAAAACTTAATCCTCGTGCACGCAGTTCTCGCTTGCGCATTTTGAAAAAACGTTCAACAACCTCCACAAGAGGACATAAATTATGAATAAAGTTGGCTATTGGTTAACAGGACTTACAAGCGTCTTCTGTTTTTTTTCCCTTTGGAATCTCTACCAAACAAAACAACAGACAAAACTAGTTGAATCTCAAATTGCACAAGTCCAAAAAGAACGTCTTGCTGCGAATTCTCGCACTGCCCTTCTCAAAATGGAATGGGGTGTTTTAAATCAGCCAGATCGCCTTGAAGATTTATCAAAACGTTTCTTGCCCAATCTACGCCCCACAGAAACAGAGCAGTTTGCACAATTAGAACAGGCTGGGAAACGTCTGCCGTCAATATATGAACCAGACACTCTTGGCAGACAAATCATGCTTGCGGGTAAGCATTCTAAAAATGAAGACTCCATAAAGCCGTCGGAGAATATTGCTCTTGCCCGCAATACAATCTCTGCGCCGCCTGCGACAATCGTTAAACACGAAGAAGACGGTGGGTTGGATGCCGCTATTAGTGATTTAGCAAAAAATAACACGCAAGAGCATATACGCTCCCTTCCTGTTTCACACCGTTCACCAGCAAGGGAAGATGAATCATATCACCAACTCCTAACGGCATTTCAACAAGATACATCCCCAAAAATGCCAAATGAACTATGACAAAAAAGCCGTATTCTACCTCTCCTCTTTTTTTAGAGAAAAAACGCCTTCTTGGGGTTTCTTGTGCTTTTTTGACTATATTTTCTGTGCTTTCTTTAAAAACAGCATGGATTTCTCTCTTCTATCCTCTCCCGCCCCCCTCTGAGACAAAAATAAATCCACCTGATTCTTCCCTAGATAACGATCCAAGCTCTGCAGTCTCCTCTCTAAATCTTCCTCATATTCAAAGGGCTTCTGTCACAGATCGAAACGGGCAAACACTCGCGGCCTCCTTGCCAGTTGTGAGTTTATATGCACATCCAGATGAACTGATCGAAATTAAAACAGTTGTTCGCCAACTCAAAGAAATTCTACCTAACCTAGATGTAAAAAAAACAATTTATCATCTTGAGAATAATAGAAAATTTGCTTACATAGCTCGCAATTTAACTCCTAAAGAAGAAGTAAAAGTCAATAACCTAGGAATTCCAGGGCTATATTTTGAAAATAGCGAAAAACGTCATTATCCACTTGGACATGTTGCTGCGCATGTTATTGGAGGCGTAGATATTGACGATCATGGCATTTCAGGGATCGAGAAATATTTTGATGAACGTTTATTAACAGATCGTACGCCTCTGAGACTTTCTCTTGATGTCAGGGTGCAAGAAGTTGTGCGTTCAACCTTGATAGAAGCCATTCACAATTTTAACGCACTTGGTGGCTGTGCCATCGTAATGGACATTCATACAGGCGAAATTATCGCAATGGTCAGTGCGCCCGATTTCGATGCCAATAATCTTAGCAAAACACCGATGGATGTACGGTTCAATCGTGCCGTTACAGGTGCTTATGAACCTGGATCTACTCTAAAGCTTCAAACGGCAGCTATGGCACTTCAATCTGGCAAAGTTCATATTTGGGATCGTTTTTCAACCAGTCCTATTCACATCGGGCGTTTTAAAATCTCTGATTTAAGTACAGATCATTTTGCGCCATATCTCAGCTTTCCTGAAGTGCTTGCACATTCTTCAAACCCAGGTGCCGCACATATTGCGCTAGACGTTGGTGAAGCAGCACAACAAGAATGGTTCCAAAAAATTGGCTTTCTTAGTCGTGTACCCATTGAACTTCCTGAAGCGGCTAGACCACTCTTCCCGCCTCCAGAAAGATGGAAAACAACAACTGTATTAACCGTTGGGTTTGGGCACGGTATTGCAGAACCTCCCCTTTCTATTTTGCGTGGTGTTTCTACACTCGCAAATGGCGGTATACTCGTCACGCCGACATTGATTCCACTAAAGGATAAGCCAAACGCTTCTCAGCCTATTCGTGTTATGTCTCAAAAAAC
The genomic region above belongs to Acetobacteraceae bacterium and contains:
- the rsmH gene encoding 16S rRNA (cytosine(1402)-N(4))-methyltransferase RsmH codes for the protein MLRNALQTGHIPVLLHEVLEAIPPKEDALYLDGTFGGGGYSYALLKRFSTSNLIAIDRDPTAIKRADEFKQAFPNRFLAIEGTFGAMKNYCTDLSWFKQSPRNGFDAIVLDLGLSSFQIDEADRGFSFKENGPLDMRMGNNKKSAEDIINQASEEALADIFYYYGEERCARRIARKIVHMRNEAPIKDTVTLAELVRSCLPPSRNKKDPATRSFQALRIAVNDELNEIQKALEDAPTMLAEAGIFAVVSFHSLEDRLVKKAFKNLTTSEKSHSRYLPISHLPTKASLWEIPQGYPVSPSQEEIKLNPRARSSRLRILKKRSTTSTRGHKL
- the mraZ gene encoding division/cell wall cluster transcriptional repressor MraZ yields the protein MFLGTHCNRFDAKGRISIPAPFRAVLKKYAVSGQSLMILRPSHIHPCIEVWSSERFLSQTMPLAEYDPFSEEHEDLSTSLYAEAYPLDSDKEGRIIIPESLQRHALLEKEVAFMGLGRIFQIWNQGNAQKRQKEAHLKAKSLTLRNRTSLKEQESARC
- a CDS encoding penicillin-binding protein 2 — encoded protein: MTKKPYSTSPLFLEKKRLLGVSCAFLTIFSVLSLKTAWISLFYPLPPPSETKINPPDSSLDNDPSSAVSSLNLPHIQRASVTDRNGQTLAASLPVVSLYAHPDELIEIKTVVRQLKEILPNLDVKKTIYHLENNRKFAYIARNLTPKEEVKVNNLGIPGLYFENSEKRHYPLGHVAAHVIGGVDIDDHGISGIEKYFDERLLTDRTPLRLSLDVRVQEVVRSTLIEAIHNFNALGGCAIVMDIHTGEIIAMVSAPDFDANNLSKTPMDVRFNRAVTGAYEPGSTLKLQTAAMALQSGKVHIWDRFSTSPIHIGRFKISDLSTDHFAPYLSFPEVLAHSSNPGAAHIALDVGEAAQQEWFQKIGFLSRVPIELPEAARPLFPPPERWKTTTVLTVGFGHGIAEPPLSILRGVSTLANGGILVTPTLIPLKDKPNASQPIRVMSQKTSDILRKIMRLDITQGTGRKAEALGYYPGGKTGTAEKIDAHGRYMKHTNITAFAGAFPMNDPKYSVYIMLDAPQGNESTHGYQTAGWIAAPVFSKIVLRIAPMLGIYPNFTDTDQIEQSLSIPMQPSAPQGVRALGPGYDPGENRLELESSKKNHNH